The following coding sequences lie in one Glycine max cultivar Williams 82 chromosome 19, Glycine_max_v4.0, whole genome shotgun sequence genomic window:
- the LOC100779011 gene encoding binding partner of ACD11 1 isoform X1, whose product MQVTETRTVQVKQLSDLAGVREIHEFFSFSGEIEHVEILSEDGKSKTAYVTFKDPKALEIALLLSGATIVDQVVKITPAENYVPNREMEEVRVVENAINVAPSENSENVSLSIEEGKASPTNRRIYLSKAQDAVTSMLAKGSAIRQDAVNKAKAFDEKHQLTANASAKVISLDKRVGLTEKLTVGIAAVNQKVKSVDQRLQVSDKTMAAIIAAERKINNTGSAVKTSRYVTAGTAWFNGAFSKVAKAGHVASTKTREKFHLAVSNLTAKEPSVAAA is encoded by the exons ATGCAGGTAACTGAG ACGAGGACTGTTCAAGTTAAGCAGCTTTCAGATCTAGCTGGTGTGAGAGAGATTCACGAGTTCTTCTCCTTTTCTGGAGAAATCGAGCATGTTGAGATCCTGAG TGAAGATGGGAAATCAAAGACTGCATATGTGACATTTAAAGATCCCAAAGCCCTTGAAATTGCATTATTGTTGTCG GGAGCAACTATAGTAGACCAGGTTGTGAAGATAACTCCAGCTGAGAACTATGTACCAAATCGTGAAATGGAG GAAGTAAGGGTGGTGGAAAATGCTATAAATGTTGCTCCTTCTGAGAATTCTGAGAATGTCTCCTTGAGTATTGAG GAGGGGAAAGCCAGCCCCACCAATAGAAGAATCTACCTTAGTAAAGCACAAGATGCAGTTACAAGTATGCTGGCAAAAGGTTCAGCAATAAGACAAGATGCAGTGAACAAAGCTAAAGCATTTGATGAAAAGCATCAGTTGACTGCCAATGCATCTGCAAAGGTCATTTCTTTGGACAAGAGAGTTGGACTCACAGAGAAATTGACAGTAGGCATTGCTGCAGTGAACCAGAAAGTCAAGTCTGTGGATCAGAGGCTTCAGGTTTCGGATAAGACAATGGCAGCAATAATTGCAGCTGAGAGGAAGATAAATAACACTGGATCAGCTGTCAAAACAAGCAG ATATGTGACTGCTGGAACAGCATGGTTTAACGGTGCTTTTAGCAAGGTGGCAAAGGCTGGACATGTTGCAAGTACTAAAACTAGAGAAAAATTTCATTTGGCTGTTTCAAACTTGACAGCAAAG GAACCGTCAGTGGCTGCTGCATAG
- the LOC100779011 gene encoding binding partner of ACD11 1 isoform X2, with the protein MQTRTVQVKQLSDLAGVREIHEFFSFSGEIEHVEILSEDGKSKTAYVTFKDPKALEIALLLSGATIVDQVVKITPAENYVPNREMEEVRVVENAINVAPSENSENVSLSIEEGKASPTNRRIYLSKAQDAVTSMLAKGSAIRQDAVNKAKAFDEKHQLTANASAKVISLDKRVGLTEKLTVGIAAVNQKVKSVDQRLQVSDKTMAAIIAAERKINNTGSAVKTSRYVTAGTAWFNGAFSKVAKAGHVASTKTREKFHLAVSNLTAKEPSVAAA; encoded by the exons ATGCAG ACGAGGACTGTTCAAGTTAAGCAGCTTTCAGATCTAGCTGGTGTGAGAGAGATTCACGAGTTCTTCTCCTTTTCTGGAGAAATCGAGCATGTTGAGATCCTGAG TGAAGATGGGAAATCAAAGACTGCATATGTGACATTTAAAGATCCCAAAGCCCTTGAAATTGCATTATTGTTGTCG GGAGCAACTATAGTAGACCAGGTTGTGAAGATAACTCCAGCTGAGAACTATGTACCAAATCGTGAAATGGAG GAAGTAAGGGTGGTGGAAAATGCTATAAATGTTGCTCCTTCTGAGAATTCTGAGAATGTCTCCTTGAGTATTGAG GAGGGGAAAGCCAGCCCCACCAATAGAAGAATCTACCTTAGTAAAGCACAAGATGCAGTTACAAGTATGCTGGCAAAAGGTTCAGCAATAAGACAAGATGCAGTGAACAAAGCTAAAGCATTTGATGAAAAGCATCAGTTGACTGCCAATGCATCTGCAAAGGTCATTTCTTTGGACAAGAGAGTTGGACTCACAGAGAAATTGACAGTAGGCATTGCTGCAGTGAACCAGAAAGTCAAGTCTGTGGATCAGAGGCTTCAGGTTTCGGATAAGACAATGGCAGCAATAATTGCAGCTGAGAGGAAGATAAATAACACTGGATCAGCTGTCAAAACAAGCAG ATATGTGACTGCTGGAACAGCATGGTTTAACGGTGCTTTTAGCAAGGTGGCAAAGGCTGGACATGTTGCAAGTACTAAAACTAGAGAAAAATTTCATTTGGCTGTTTCAAACTTGACAGCAAAG GAACCGTCAGTGGCTGCTGCATAG
- the LOC100779539 gene encoding ALA-interacting subunit 3 has product MSVENSSTSVSVAEGQSKNAMKPKYSRFSQQELHAWQPILTPSWAISIFTVIGLIFIPVGLASLFASESVVEVPFRYDDECLPPDHKNDAVAYIKDVGSNKTCTKKLTVKNKMKAPVYVYYQLDNFYQNHRRYVKSRDDKQLRSKAAENDVGSCSPEDYTPNDMGHKPIVPCGLIAWSLFNDTYKLTSNNKDLVINKKNIAWKSDQNGKFGSDVYPKNFQAGGLIGGARLNESLPLSEQEDLIVWMRTAALPTFRKLYGKIETDIEVNDVVLVIENNYNTYEFGGRKSIVLSTTTWVGGRNNFLGMAYILIGGISLLLAAAFLLLYVMQPRPLGDPSYLSWNKNPGSLR; this is encoded by the exons ATGTCTGTAGAAAATTCATCCACCTCGGTGTCTGTCGCAGAAGGACAATCCAAGAATGCCATGAAGCCCAAAT ATTCTAGATTCTCACAGCAAGAACTTCATGCCTGGCAACCAATTCTAACACCTAGTTGG GCTATTTCAATATTTACGGTTATAGGACTCATATTCATTCCTGTTGGTCTTGCTTCATTGTTTGCATCAGAGAGT GTGGTGGAAGTTCCATTCCGATATGATGATGAATGCCTTCCACCTGATCATAAAAATGATGCAGTGGCATATATCAAAGACGTTGGGTCAAACAAAACTTGCACCAAGAAATTGACT GTTAAGAATAAAATGAAGGCCCCTGTTTATGTCTATTATCAGCTTGATAACTTTTACCAAAACCATCGCCG ATACGTTAAAAGTAGAGATGATAAACAACTGAGGAGTAAAGCAGCTGAGAATGATGTAGGCTCATGTAGTCCCGAAGACTATACACCAAATGACATGGGCCATAAACCAATTGTTCCTTGTGGCCTTATTGCTTGGAGTCTTTTTAATGACACATACAAACTTACAAGCAATAACAAGGATTTGGTGATCAACAAAAAGAACATAGCATGGAAGAGTGACCAAAATGGGAAATTCGGGTCCGATGTTTATCCAAAGAATTTTCAGGCTGGAGGTTTGATTGGGGGTGCTAGACTTAACGAGAGCTTACCA TTGAGTGAACAAGAGGATCTCATTGTTTGGATGCGGACAGCAGCACTTCCTACTTTCAGAAAACTATATGGAAAGATTGAGACTGACATTGAAGTTAATGATGTAGTGCTTGTAATAGAGAACAACTATAATACATACGAGTTTGGAGGCAGAAAGAGCATTGTTCTTTCAACCACAACTTGGGTTGGTGGAAGAAATAACTTCTTGGGGATGGCATACATTCTCATTGGTGGGATTTCCTTGTTATTGGCCGCAGCTTTCCTACTTCTATATGTGATGCAGCCAAG GCCACTTGGGGATCCATCATACTTGTCTTGGAACAAAAATCCAGGAAGTCTAAGATGA